A stretch of DNA from Sandaracinaceae bacterium:
TAGGTCCCCTCGAGGTTCATGTGCCCGCCCGCGGACTCGAACATGAGGTTGCCGAAGCGCAGCAGATCGCAGCGGAGCGCCATCGCCCAGAGATCCGCGTGGAGCCGGAAGACCGCCTCCGCGTCCTGCCAGCGCAGCTGCGGCGCGCCGTCGCCCGTGCCGTAGGTGAACTCGTCGTAGTCCCAGGTGCGCCCGCCGAAGGAGAGCTCCGGATCACTAGGCCGAGAGGGGAAGCTGCACGCGCCCGCCCCGGTCGTGCCGTCGCCCATGTCGATGACCGCCTCGGCCGGCGCGAGCTGGCTCTCGATCTCGCGGATGGACGAGAGGTGCTGCTCCATCTTCAGCTTGGAGCGGTGCCCGAGGGGCGAGGCGTCGCTGCGGAGGTGGCGGTACTGCCCCATCACCGTGTCCAGGATGCTGCGGCGCATGCGGCGCTCACGGTTCACCGCCGGGTCGGGCGGCGCGCCCGGCTCGCTCGGCGGGGTCGCGCTGCCGAAGACCTGGTCGAAGACCGCGCTCGGGCGCTTGATGGGCGGGCGCGCCGAGCCGTCGGCGCCGTAGACGCGGAGCGCCTGGGCCGCGCACGCGCCGCGCCGCCACCAGAGGCCCGAGGCGAGCGTGGCCCCGGCCGGATCCAGCTCGCGGCGGACCCACTGGTCGAGCGACGGGCCGCCGGCCACGTTCACGTCCCGCGGCCGCTCGCCCACGAAGACCGAGGCGCTGGTCTCGCAGTGCGCCCCGCCCGCCCCCTTCGCGTTCTCCACGCTGAAGGTCGCCATCTTGGACGAGAAGGGTCGCAGCGGCTGGAGCGGGCCGTCGAAGTCGCGCTGCCAGTCCGGGTCGAGCCCGAGCCCGAAGAAGAGCGTGACGAGCCGGTTGGGCGGCGGCGAGTCGCTGAAGGCGCGGCCGAGGGTCAGCTCCTCCAGGAA
This window harbors:
- a CDS encoding DUF1552 domain-containing protein, whose product is MKRSTRRTILKGAGTVAIALPFLEELTLGRAFSDSPPPNRLVTLFFGLGLDPDWQRDFDGPLQPLRPFSSKMATFSVENAKGAGGAHCETSASVFVGERPRDVNVAGGPSLDQWVRRELDPAGATLASGLWWRRGACAAQALRVYGADGSARPPIKRPSAVFDQVFGSATPPSEPGAPPDPAVNRERRMRRSILDTVMGQYRHLRSDASPLGHRSKLKMEQHLSSIREIESQLAPAEAVIDMGDGTTGAGACSFPSRPSDPELSFGGRTWDYDEFTYGTGDGAPQLRWQDAEAVFRLHADLWAMALRCDLLRFGNLMFESAGGHMNLEGTYSAMGDSTTFPGTSQHDAYFHANDRRNARLYQHWAMTNLAYFLERLDDADYLEDDGRTVLDNTTVVIGTEYGWNHDHREAFHAVVGGVDRFRAGSHVDLNLHAADLYNAVLAGYGIDATIGSASGIASRGDARSVLLR